A region of Hydrogenimonas cancrithermarum DNA encodes the following proteins:
- a CDS encoding aminopeptidase P family protein yields MMNYILRDENAIYYECGYSSDNAVFLSLGSEKWLITDSRYTVEAKEQVRNAEVIEASDLLKATRSLLRSHRVMRLVFDPKDWTVQGLEGLKRKLPHTHFAPQPDFSHQKRIVKSEEEIALLKKAAELGREGFDAFANYLNLSGCERREKRLHFEAKAALSHYGEYDLSFDPIVAINANAAKPHALPTDVVLKEGDLLLVDAGLKYRRYCSDRTRTVHVKEGMTFGDDQKFASQKIQKAYDLVRKAHDMAIEKARSGMTGAQIDRLAREVIEKGGMAEYFVHSTGHGVGLDIHEMPYISARGKTIVEDGMVFTIEPGIYIPGEFGIRIEDMVLMRSGRAEIL; encoded by the coding sequence ATGATGAACTACATTCTCAGAGACGAAAACGCGATCTACTACGAGTGCGGCTACAGCAGCGACAATGCGGTTTTCCTTTCTCTGGGAAGCGAAAAGTGGCTCATTACCGACAGCCGCTACACTGTCGAAGCGAAAGAGCAGGTTCGAAACGCCGAGGTCATCGAAGCGAGCGACCTGCTCAAAGCGACGCGTTCGCTGCTTCGCAGCCATCGTGTCATGCGGCTCGTTTTTGATCCGAAAGATTGGACCGTACAGGGGCTCGAGGGGCTTAAACGAAAGCTTCCCCATACCCATTTCGCACCTCAACCCGATTTTTCGCATCAAAAACGCATCGTCAAGAGCGAGGAAGAGATCGCACTTTTGAAAAAGGCGGCCGAGCTGGGTCGCGAAGGATTCGACGCTTTCGCGAACTATCTCAACCTTTCCGGATGTGAAAGGCGGGAAAAGCGTCTCCATTTCGAAGCCAAAGCGGCGTTGAGCCACTACGGCGAATACGACCTCAGTTTCGATCCGATCGTGGCCATCAACGCCAATGCTGCCAAACCGCATGCGCTTCCGACCGATGTGGTGCTCAAAGAAGGGGATCTGCTGCTGGTCGATGCGGGGCTGAAATACAGGCGTTACTGTTCGGACCGAACACGGACGGTCCATGTGAAAGAGGGTATGACTTTTGGGGATGATCAGAAGTTCGCATCGCAAAAGATACAGAAGGCGTACGATTTGGTCCGAAAGGCACACGACATGGCGATCGAGAAGGCCCGCAGCGGCATGACCGGTGCGCAGATCGACCGTCTGGCGCGTGAAGTGATTGAAAAAGGAGGCATGGCCGAATACTTCGTCCACTCCACAGGCCACGGCGTAGGTCTCGACATTCATGAGATGCCCTACATCTCTGCACGCGGCAAGACGATCGTCGAAGACGGCATGGTCTTCACGATCGAACCGGGCATCTACATCCCCGGGGAGTTCGGCATCCGGATCGAGGATATGGTGTTGATGCGTTCAGGCAGGGCTGAAATATTGTGA
- the folK gene encoding 2-amino-4-hydroxy-6-hydroxymethyldihydropteridine diphosphokinase, whose amino-acid sequence MELRDERLSLIEAKYFPVVFRSHGMAHRAVIGIGGNVGDVAARFGRVVAYWQRNGRVRVLKTSPLLKNPPFGFLDQPDFLNAVMLVETNLDPLALIRYLLWVEKRFGRRRTFKNAPRTLDLDIIFYDDMRLKTMRLEVPHPKFHERDSVMIPLRFLKDGKV is encoded by the coding sequence ATGGAACTGCGTGACGAGAGGCTTTCGCTCATCGAGGCGAAATATTTCCCCGTCGTTTTCAGATCGCATGGCATGGCCCATCGGGCGGTCATTGGAATCGGTGGAAACGTCGGCGATGTCGCGGCACGGTTTGGGAGAGTCGTTGCCTATTGGCAGCGAAACGGCCGCGTACGCGTGTTGAAGACGTCGCCGCTGTTGAAGAATCCTCCGTTCGGTTTTTTGGATCAGCCCGATTTTCTCAATGCCGTCATGCTGGTTGAAACAAACCTGGATCCGCTGGCACTCATACGCTATCTGCTTTGGGTGGAGAAGCGCTTCGGTAGAAGAAGAACGTTCAAGAACGCTCCGAGGACACTCGATTTGGATATAATCTTTTACGATGATATGCGTTTGAAAACGATGCGGCTCGAAGTGCCGCATCCGAAGTTTCACGAGCGCGATTCAGTGATGATTCCGCTCCGATTTTTGAAGGACGGTAAAGTATGA